The Vibrio sp. 16 genome segment GACAATGAGCGGGCCCAAATTGATACCGGGATCAGTGCCTATGGTCGGCTCAGAGAGTCGCTGGATACGATGAAAAACTTGATGGCGAGCTTTCGTCAGGAGAAAGCTTTCGCCGCAAGAAAAGTCGAAACGACAAATGATACCGTTGTATCAGCGACAGCAACCACTGATGCCATCGCTGGTCGCTATGCTATCGATGTGTTGCAGCTTGCGCAGAGCCATAAAATTGCGTCAGACGTACTTCCTGAAGACGCAAAGTATGGCCCTGGTAAGCTGCAGGTTTCGCTTGGCGACAAAAAATTCACCGTCGAAATCTCTAATAACTCCAAACTGGTTGATGTCGTTAGAGGCATTAACAACAGCAAATCTAACCCTGGGGTTCGGGCGTCTATCATCAATGACACCGAAGGCCCACGACTCATTGTCGCTTCAACCAAATCTGGTGAAGCGAACGACCTCTCGATTGTCGCTGACGCAAAACCGGGCGATAACCTAAAAAGACTTGAATATAAAACGCTAGAACAGCGTGTTAAAGACCTAGAGAAAGCGCGGTCTGCTGCTCAAGAGTTGTTGAATCCTCTTTCCCCGAAAGAACAAGAATTCGCCGATAAGATTGCCCAGCGAAACATTGAAGCGGCAAAAATTGTCGATCAAGAAATTGCCGACAACTCAAAACAAGCGGCAATCAAAGCCGATCCTAAAGCCGCCAAAGATGCGAGTGCGGATAATGAGTTATCGACGCAAGCGGCGGCCGCAGCGGCTAAAGCTGGCGTGGAAGCAAACAAATATCTCAAACCAGAAGAGCGTATCCCAGGCTGGACAGAAACGGCATCTGGAACGCTTCTGGATTCTTACTGGGAGCCAGAACCAGAGCTAGACGATAAAGCGATTGAGAAGTCGGGTGATGTTCCAGGCTGGTCAAACACCGCGTCTGGTACTCTTACCGACTCTTACGTGACCCCAAAAGAAGCGCAGGCTAAGCTCGAAGAAGAGAAAGCTCAGATCGAGCAGAAGTTGGTTAATGAAAAAGTTGAGATCGAGCGAAAAGTCGCCAGTGGTGAGCTAACGCCAGAACAGGCGAAGCAGCTTGAACGAGCTAAATTGACCCAAGAAGAGCGAGAATACCTTGAGCGCGTGGATAAAGCTCAAGCGGATCTGGAGGCGGCACAAGCCTCTTTTGATACCTATAATGGTATGACCGAAGTTCAAAGCGCCCAAGATGCGAAAGTGATGCTTGATGGTGTGGCGCAATTGTCCAGTGACAACAACATCATTGAAGATGCCATTGAAGGGGTCGATTTGACACTCAAAGGCCGCACCGAAGTTGGAAAACCAGTATCGGAAATTGACATTGAATATGACCGTCAACGAGTAAGAGACGACATTGAACGATTCGTGGCTGCCTACAACCAGTTCTACCAACTTTCACAAGAACTCGCGGGGGTTGATCCTCGAACGGGTAGGGCAGGGCCATTATCGGGTGACAGTGTGGTTCGTAATGCCGATGCTCGACTAAAGTCGGTTTTCTCTGCTGATGTCGAAACAGCACCGGAAGATCTTAAAACCTTGACTGAGTTTGGTGTGACCACGACTCGTCAAGGTAACTTGGAAATCAACTACGACATGCTCGACCGCCAGCTAAACAACAACTTCAATAAACTTGAAGGATTCTTTGGTGGCAACAAAGGCTTTGCCAAAAAAGTGGAAGATGCGATTCAAGGGCTCACTGGTGTGACAGGCGCAATCCGCACACGTGAAAAGAGCATGCTAGAGCGCACTTATTCATTGCAAGATGATCAAGCGGCATTGGATCGCCGTATGGAGAGTTTAGAAAAGCGGACTCACGCCAAATTTACGGCAATGCAAGATGCAACGAGCAAAATGCAGTCTCAACTGGCTGGGATGATGAATGCACTTGGTTGAAGAGTTTGAGCAAAATCTAGATAAATTGCGTGATATAAATCACACTATTTCATCAGTGATTACACAAGAGGCGTTTGAGACTGAAGAAATCCTCGCTTTGGTCGATACAAGGGAACGAATATTGCAGAACTTGTTCAGCTTGATAGAACGCGATGCCGAGTTGGCGCAAACGGCGCAGTGGCACTCAGCAATTCAAGAAACAAAAGCTATCGTAGAGTTGATGCAAGTAAAAACGGCTGAAGTCGGCAAATCATTACAAAAGTACCGACATGGTCAACGTTCTGTTCAGCAGTACAAGAAATTTTTATAGAGAGGTTATTTATGCGTGGTTCATTACAGGCTTACAAAAAGGTATCAGTTGATAGCCAACTGAGTGCGGCCTCCCCGCATAAAATTGTGCAAATGCTTATGGCAGGCGCAATCGAACGTCTGATTCAAGGCAAAGCTGCGATGGAGCAGGGCAACATTCCTGTCAAAGGTGAGCGCCTAGGTAAGGCTCTTGATATTATCATTAGCTTACGCAGCTGTTTGTCGATGGATGACGGTGGTGACATCGCACAAAACTTAGACCAACTGTATGAGTTCATGATTACGCAAATCACAGAAGCGAATCATCAAAATAACCCTGCCAAGATCGATGATGTGATCGATATTATTCGCGAGATCAAATCGGCATGGGATCAAATTCCAAATGAATATCACAATTTAACTGCGTCAGATGTGGGTATTTAGAGTCAAATAATCACCAATTGGTTGCTTATGTAGTCAAAATCGCGCCAATTGGTTTTGGGCTAACATCACACCGACTAATTGCTTGGTTGCCTTATTTTTTTTATCAAATAGAATAGAAGCCACTCACGAGCCTAGTGGCTTATTTTGTTGCTGAAATTTATAAATTGTTAATCGTTATTTCTGTTCTATAGTTAGAATTGACGTTAGAAACATAAATCAGCCACAACGTTTCAAAAGAAAGGCAATTATTCTCACCCATGCAAGGTTTAGCGAAACTACTTGTGATTGAGGACGACGCACAAGCGCGGACGAATCTCAGTAATATTTTAGAATTTGTTGGAGAGCAGTGCGAAGCGATCAGCTCTGACCAAGTTGAAGAAATTGACTGGTCGGCGATTTGGGCTGGATGCATTGTCGGCTCTGTGGCTGGTGGAAATCTAGCCCCTAACCTAAGCGAGAAGCTAGCCCGTGCAAATCATGTCCCACTCTTGATTGCTGGTAAACACTCTTACCCTGTCGATGAGCTGACTCACTATGTTGGTGAGCTCGATTTCCCTCTTAACTACCCACAACTAAGCGAAGCACTAAGACACTGTAAAGACTTTCTTGGCCGTAAAGGCATGAATGTCGTCTCATCGGCGCGCAAAAATACCTTGTTCCGCAGTCTCGTTGGCCAAAGTCATGGGATTAAGGAAGTTCGCCATCTTATAGAGCAGGTGTCGAGTACAGAAGCGAATGTGCTCATCTTGGGTGAATCGGGGACAGGTAAAGAAGTTGTTGCAAGAAACATTCATTACCATTCCACTCGTCGAAGCGGTCCATTTGTTCCGATTAACTGTGGCGCAATCCCACCTGACTTGCTAGAGAGTGAGTTATTCGGTCACGAAAAGGGCGCATTTACTGGTGCCATTACCTCGCGAAAAGGGCGCTTTGAACTGGCTGAAGGCGGGACACTGTTCCTTGATGAAATTGGTGATATGCCAATGCCTATGCAGGTCAAGCTGTTGCGCGTGCTGCAAGAGCGATGCTTTGAGCGTGTTGGTGGCAATACCACGATTAAGGTTGATGTTCGTGTCATCGCGGCAACTCACAGAAACTTAGAGTCAATGATCGAAGATGAGTCGTTCCGTGAAGACCTCTATTATCGCTTGAATGTGTTCCCAATTGAGATGCCAGCGCTTCGTGATCGCAAAGATGACATCCCACTTCTACTTCAAGAACTGATGACACGGATGGAAGCGGAAGGCGCGCAACCAATCTGCTTCACACCACGCTCTATTAACTCTTTGATGGAGCACGACTGGCCAGGTAACGTTCGTGAGCTTGCCAACTTAGTTGAGAGAATGATCATTCTTTATCCGAACAGTCTTGTCGATGTCAACCACTTGCCAACCAAATACCGCTACAGTGATATTCCTGAGTTTCAACCTGGGTATAACACCGGACGCACGGTTGAAGAACAAGAGCGCGATGCGTTTTACGATATCTTCTCTGAAGATTTTAGCTTAGAGTCGAATGACCTGTTCCAAGATAGCGAGGCAGCGCCGCAAAACTTACCTCCTGAAGGGGTTAATTTGAAAGAAATGCTCGCCGATTTGGAAGTGAACATGATCAACCAAGCACTTGAAGCACAGGGTGGCGTTGTCGCGAGAGCGGCCGATATGCTCGGTATGCGCCGGACAACCTTGGTTGAAAAAATGCGCAAATACAATCTGCAACGTTAGAAAACTGCACGTTCACGAGACTGTCAAAATCTCGACCTTTCTCTAACTGCTTGAAAATAAACAACAATAGTCTGGAATGATTTTTGCATTCTAGGCTATTGTAGTTTTTAAGGCAGAAATACGTCATGCAGCCCAACCCAGTTACTGAGAATCAAACCTCACTTGGTACCTTAGAAGAACAAGTAGAACGTTATCAGCAAGTGCTCAATGTGATGCCTGCAGGCGTAATTCTACTCGACACTCAAGGTACGGTGTGTGAAGCAAACCCAGAAGCGCAGCGCTTACTTGAAGTTCCTCTTGTCGGTCAAAAGTGGTTCGACATCATTCAACAAGCTTTCGCGCCGCGTGAAGATGACGGGCACGAGATCTCTTTGCGTAATGGACGTAAGGTTCGACTTGCGATATCTGCGTCGGCAACAGGCCAGCTTATTCTGATCACGGACCTCACCGAGACGCGCTTGCTTCAGTCGAGAATCAGTGATTTACAGCGTTTGTCATCTCTGGGTCGAATGGTGGCCTCTTTGGCTCATCAGGTACGAACTCCGTTATCGAGTGCCATGTTGTACGCCTCGAACCTTGGTGCTCCAAATCTGCCGCCAGCAACCAAAGATCGCTTTCAAAGCAAGCTGATGGATCGTTTGCATGATTTAGAAAAGCAGGTCAACGACATGTTGTTGTTTGCAAAAGGCGGCGACAATAAAGTCGTCAAACCTTTTACCATCTCAGACCTTGTGGCTGAATACTCGCCCATGGTGGAAACGGCGCTGAAGAATAATCAGATCGATTACTTCATCGAAGTGGAACAAGAAGAGACAGAGCTCCTTGGTAACGCGAACGCGATTGCATCTGCTTTAAGTAACTTGGTGATGAACGCGATCCAAATTGCGGGCAAAGCCTCTCAAGTTGACGTCTTTTTTAGACCCGTAAACAACGAATTAAGAATTTCGGTGCAAGACAGTGGCCCAGGCGTGCCCAAGGAATTGCAAAGTAAAATTATGGAACCTTTCTTTACGACTCGCTCTCAGGGGACCGGCCTTGGCTTAGCGGTTGTACAAATGGTTTGTCGTGCTCACGACGGAAGGTTAGAGCTGATCTCAGAAGAGGGGGATGGTGCCTGTTTTACCATGTGCATCCCGCTAGAGCGCCACACCACTTCTGAACAACATATTGAGACTGGAGAGTAATAATGGCTCAAAGTAAGGTACTGATTGTTGAAGACGATGAAGGTCTACGCGAAGCCCTAGTCGACACGCTCGCTTTGGCTGGTTACGAATGGCTAGAAGCAGATAGCGCAGAAGATGCGTTGGTCAAACTTAAATCCAATACGGTTGATATTGTGGTCTCCGATGTTCAGATGGCGGGGATGGGAGGACTGGCTCTTCTGCGTAATATCAAACAGCATTGGCCAAACCTCCCGGTACTGTTGATGACGGCGTATGCCAACATTGAAGATGCCGTCTCGGCCATGAAAGATGGCGCGATCGACTACATGGCGAAACCTTTTGCCCCAGAAGTGTTGCTTAACATGGTTAGCCGCTATGCGCCGGTAAAGTCGGAAGACAATGGCGATGCGGTGGTTGCCGACGAAAAGAGCATTAAGTTGTTGGCACTGGCCGATAAAGTGGCGAAAACTGACGCCAGCGTGATGGTCCTAGGGCCTAGTGGCTCAGGTAAAGAGGTCATGTCTCGCTATATCCACAATGCGTCAAATCGTAAAGATGGGCCTTTTGTTGCAATAAACTGTGCAGCGATTCCTGACAACATGCTCGAAGCGACCTTATTCGGCTATGAAAAAGGTGCGTTTACTGGCGCGGTTCAAGCGTGTCCGGGTAAGTTTGAGCAAGCGCAAGGCGGCACTATTTTACTTGATGAAATCAGTGAGATGGATTTGAACCTGCAAGCCAAACTATTGCGTGTTCTTCAAGAGCGAGAAGTCGAGCGCTTAGGTAGCAGAAAGAGCATTAAGTTGGATGTTCGTGTTTTGGCTACCAGTAACCGAGACCTTAAGCAATATGTTCAAGAAGGTAACTTCCGCGAAGACTTGTACTACCGTTTAAATGTGTTCCCAATTGCGTGGCCTGCATTGTGCGACCGTCCTGGCGATATTGAGCCTCTTGCTGTCCACCTTATTGAACGTAACTGCAAAAAACTGGGGATGCCGGTACCGACCCTAAGCCCACAAGCGATAAGCAAACTTGCCGGGTATGCTTGGCCAGGTAATGTTCGTGAACTCGACAACGTCGTTCAGCGTGCGCTTATTTTGAGTGAAAACAATCACATTGGCGCAGAGCAGATTTTGCTTGAAGGGTTAGATTGGCAAGACGCCTCGGGTTTACAGCAAGTGGTGGAAAATTCTGACGCCCGTGCGCCTGTGATTCAGCCTGTTGCAGAGGTGGATTCGAGCAAAGTGGCCTCATCGGTTGGTGGACTGGGTGGTGAACTAAGAGACCAAGAATTCGCCATCATTCTTGAAACTTTAGTGGAGTGTAACGGACGCCGAAAAGAAATGGCGGAAAAACTTGGAATCAGTCCGAGAACTTTGCGCTACAAGTTAGCAAAAATGCGCGATGCGGGGATTGATATTCCAAACTAACATGCTATTTTCGACGCTCATAAGGAAATGGCACACACTTTGCAGCGTCATAAATACAACAAAAGTTTTAGTCAAAGAGTTGACGACCGAGGTATCGATGAAAATTGATGGTTTCCAAAGCGAAATGCAAGCGATGATGTTTGAAGCAGGGAATACCAAGCCCGCAGTAACAGGCCATACGGTCGGCGCGGATTTTGGTGAGCTGCTCAATAATGCGATTAACAACGTCAACAGTCTTTCTAAAGCATCAGGTGATCTACAAACACGTTTTGATCGAGGTGATGAAAACGTATCACTGTCTGATGTCATGATCGCCCGAAATAAGTCCAGCGTGGCGTTTGAAGCAACAATTCAAGTACGTAACAAACTTGTGGAAGCGTACAAAGAATTGATGAACATGCCAGTGTAAAGATAGGTAACACCTGTGTCAGAGCAAAATCAATCAACAGACCTAACCGTAGCAGAAGCGGGTGCTGACAGCGCAATGTTGGCGACATCTGATCTTGATTCAGGTGTGCAAAACCCCGATCTCGACGAGAAAAGCAGCTCCAAGTTCGACATGGCGGTGGGTGACCTCGACCTGCTTCGCCAAGTCGTGTTAGTCCTCTCTATTTCCATTTGTGTTGCCTTGATCGTGATGTTGTTCTTCTGGGTGAAAGAGCCAGAGATGAGACCTCTTGGAGCTTATGAGACCGAAGAGCTGATTCCTGTTCTGGACTACCTTGATCAACAAAAACTTGATTACAAACTTGATGGCAACACTATCCTAGTGCCTTCAAGTGAATACAACACGCTTAAGTTGGATATGGTTCGTGCTGGATTGAACCAAGAGAAAAACGCGGGCGATGATATTTTGCTTCAAGATATGGGTTTTGGCGTTTCTCAGCGTCTTGAACTTGAGCGCTTGAAGCTCAGTCGTGAGCGCCAGCTTTCTAAAGCAATTGAAGAAATGAAGCAAGTGCGCAAGGCTCGTGTACTGCTTGCGCTACCAAAACAAAGTGTGTTTGTTCGCCATAACCAAGAGGCATCTGCGTCTGTCTTTTTGACCTTGGCAACCGGGGCTAACCTCAAACAAGAAGAAGTCGACTCTGTGGTCGATATGGTGTCGAGTGCCGTTCCTGGCATGAAACCGAATCGCATCACGGTCACCGATCAACATGGTCGATTGTTGAGTTCGGGTTCCCAAGACCCTGCCTCTGCCGCTCGCCGTAAAGAACACGAGCTTGAGCGCAAGCAAGAACAAGCGCTACGTGACAAAATCGATTCTGTATTAATTCCTATTCTTGGTTTTGGTAACTACACCGCTCAGGTTGATATTCAGCTCGACTTCAGCGCTGTTGAACAAACACGTAAAAGCTTTGACCCCAATACCCCATCAACGCGAAGCGAATACACGCTTGAAGACTATAATAATGGAAGTGTGGTAGCGGGCGTACCGGGTGCGTTGAGTAATCAACCGCCAGCGGATGCCTCAATTCCACAAGATGTCGCGCAAATGAAAGATGGGACAGGTTTAGGGCAGGGCTCTGTTCACAAAGAAGCAACGCGCAATTATGAGCTTGATACGACCATCAGCCATGAACGTCGCCAGACAGGTGTGGTGAACCGTCAAACCGTAGCCGTCGCTATCAAAAATCGCGCGATTGTGAATCCAGATACGGGTGAGACAACGTATCAACCTTTATCGGACGCTGACCTATCTTCGATCCGCCAAGTACTGATTGGGGCAGTTGGATACAGCGAAGCGCGCGGCGATCTACTAAACGTATTGAGTATGCAGTTTGCAGAACCTGAAGTTGAAGTGCTGCAAGATGTGCCGATTTGGGAACACCCGAACTTCAATGATTGGGTACGTTGGTTCGCAAGTGCACTCGTAATTATTGTGGTTGTGTTGGTGCTTGTTCGCCCAGCGATGAAGAAACTTCTCAACCCTGCGTCGGATGATGACGATGACCAGTTGTATGGACCAGATGGATTACCAATTGGCGCTGATGGTGAAACCAGCTTAATTGGTAGCGACCTTGAAGGTGGTGAGCTGTTTGAATTTGGTTCAAGCATTGACTTGCCTAACCTACACAAAGATGAAGACGTATTGAAAGCCGTCCGTGCTCTTGTGGCAAATGAACCAGAGCTTGCGGCTCAAGTAGTGAAGAATTGGATGCAAGATGCCTAACGAAATAGTGCCTCAACAAGAGGGCGGTGGTGACGTTGCCGAAAACGCCGTAGACATATCAACCATTCCTGGGGAAGAGCGTGCAGCGATTCTTCTTCTTAGCCTGAACGAGGAAGACGCCGCGGGCATCATCCGCCATTTGGAGCCGAAACAGGTTCAACGCGTGGGTAGCGCAATGGCGCGTGCTGCGGATCTCAGCCAAGAAAAAGTCGGTGCGGTACACCGTGCATTTTTGGAAGACATTCAAAAATACACCAACATTGGTATGGGCAGTGAAGACTTCATGCGTAATGCCCTTGTTGCGGCGCTGGGTGAAGACAAAGCGAACAACCTGGTTGACCAAATCCTGTTGGGTACGGGCTCAAAAGGTCTCGACTCATTGAAATGGATGGACCCACGTCAAGTGGCCAGCATCATTATCAACGAGCACCCGCAGATTCAGACTATCGTACTTTCCTACTTAGAGCCGGATCAATCAGCCGAAATCTTGTCTCAGTTTGCTGAGCGTGACCGCCTCGATTTGATGATGCGTATTGCCAACCTTGAAGAAGTTCAGCCATCGGCACTGGCAGAGTTGAACGAAATCATGGAGAAACAGTTCGCGGGTCAAGCGGGTGCACAAGCGGCCAAGATTGGCGGCCTGAAGGCAGCGGCAGAGATCATGAACTACATGGACAACAACGTCGAAGGTATCTTGATGGATCAAATCCGCGATCAAGACGAGGACATGGCGACTCAAATCCAAGACTTGATGTTCGTGTTCGAAAACCTTATCGAAGTGGACGACCAAGGTATTCAGAAATTGCTGCGTGATGTACCACAAGATGCGCTACAGCGCGCGCTTAAGGGTGCAGACGATGGCTTGCGTGAGAAGATCTTCAAGAATATGTCTAAACGTGCCGCTGAGATGATGCGTGACGACCTTGAAGCGATGCCACCAATCAAAGTGTCTGATGTTGAAGCTGCGCAGAAAGAGATTCTGGCAATCGCTCGTCGTATGGCTGACTCCGGTGAGATCATGCTGGGTGGCGGTGCGGACGAGTTCTTATAATCAGTTGAGTAAATAAGGTGTCTATGTCTGGGGAAAGAAAACGCGGTTTCTTGCGTTTAGATGATGACGAAGTCGTTCAAAAAGCCGAGCGTTGGGGAATGCCTGACTACACGTCGAAAACGCACGCCAAAGCAAAACAAACGGCGATGAACTATGACCCTAGCTGGACACCAACAGTCTCGGAGCCTGTGGATGAAGCGCCTGTTGAACTGACTGAAGAAGAGATTGAGCTAATCAAGCAGCAAGCTTACCAAGAAGGTTTGCACCAAGGTCAAGAGGCGGGCTTTAAGCAAGGTTATGAAAAAGGCAAAGAACAAGGTTTAGAAGAAGGTCATCAAGAAGGGCTTGAAGCGGGCAAACTCGAAGGTGTTGCTGCAGGACAAGAGTTTATTCAGCAACAAGTTCAAACCTTCGTTGGCTTGGCTAATCAGTTTGCACAGCCACTTGAACTGATGAACGCGCAAGTTGAAAAGCAACTGGTCGACATGGTTTTGACACTAGTGAAAGAAGTGGTGCACGTTGAAGTGCAGACCAATCCACAAGTGATTCTAGATACCATCAAACAATCGGTCGAATCTTTGCCTATTTCGGGGCATGCCATCACATTAAAGCTTCATCCAGAAGACATAGAAATTATCCGCTCTTCCTACGGTGAAGAGGAACTGAACTTCCGTAACTGGACACTGATGCCTGAGCCCGCACTCAATCGCGGCGATGTCCAGATTGAAGCGGGTGAATCAAGTGTCAACTACCGCATGGAAGAACGCATTCGTAGCGTGATTCAGAGTTTTTGTGGGGTGAATCGTCACCAAGGTGGTGAGTAGTGCTCGCCCTCGCAGAACGCCTTTCTCAATACACCACAAGCGGCTTAACATGCCGTCCTGTTGCCTCAGGCAAGTTGGTTCGTGTCGTCGGATTAACTCTCGAAGCGACAGGGTGCCGAGCGCCTATCGGTAGCTTATGCCGCGTTGAAACCATGCATGGAGAAATGGAAGCCGAGGTGGTTGGCTTCTCGGGCGAAAGCCTCTATTTGATGCCGAGTGAGCAAATCACTGGCGTACTTCCAGGAGCGAAAGTTACCCCGTTGACCAGTGAAACTGGCTTACCTGTTGGTATGGAACTGCTCGGAAGGGTGATTGACGGGGTGGGAAATCCGCTTGATGGACTCGGTCCTATCTACACGGAAAAACGCGCGTCGTTCAACGCTCAACCAATCAACCCTCTTGCGCGTAAGCCCATTTCCGAACCTCTCGATGTCGGCATCAAAGCCATTAACGGTCTTCTTACCGTTGGTAAAGGTCAGCGTATCGGTCTGTTTGCAGGTTCGGGTGTTGGTAAGTCGGTAACCTTGGGTATGATGACTCGAGGCACTACGGCCCAAGTCGTTGTGGTTGGGCTTATCGGTGAACGTGGACGGGAAGTTAAAGAGTTTATTGAAGAAATACTGGGCGTTGATGGTCGTCAGCGCTCTGTTGTGGTGGCCGCGCCCGCCGACGCTTCACCTTTGATGCGCTTGAAGGGGTGCCAAACCGCTCTAACCATTGCTGAGTATTTCCGTGACCAAGGCTTAGATGTGCTACTGCTAATGGATTCACTGACCCGCTTTGCTCAAGCTCAGCGTGAAATTGCTCTGTCGGTTGGTGAGCCGCCAGCAACCAAAGGTTATCCTCCTTCGGTGTTTGCTAAGTTACCAGCGCTGGTGGAGCGAGCGGGTAATGGCAGTCCAGAACAAGGCTCTATCACCGCCTTCTTTACCGTCCTGACCGAAGGGGATGACTTACAAGACCCCATCGCCGACGCCTCCCGAGCGATTCTAGATGGTCACGTTGTGCTGTCTCGTGAAATGGCCGATGCGGGGCATTACCCAGCTATCGATGTCGAAAAGTCAGTCAGCCGTGTTATGCCTCAGATTACCTCGGAAGAGCATGTGCTGATGTCGAAAGCGGTTCGCCAAGTGCTGTCAGTATGTCGTAAGAATCAAGATTTGGTATCGATCGGTGCCTACAAGCCAGGGACTGATCCAGCCATTGATGGTGCGTTTACCATCAAGCCGAAGCTCGACGCCTATTTGCAGCAGTCGATGAAAGAAAGC includes the following:
- the fliG gene encoding flagellar motor switch protein FliG, which encodes MPNEIVPQQEGGGDVAENAVDISTIPGEERAAILLLSLNEEDAAGIIRHLEPKQVQRVGSAMARAADLSQEKVGAVHRAFLEDIQKYTNIGMGSEDFMRNALVAALGEDKANNLVDQILLGTGSKGLDSLKWMDPRQVASIIINEHPQIQTIVLSYLEPDQSAEILSQFAERDRLDLMMRIANLEEVQPSALAELNEIMEKQFAGQAGAQAAKIGGLKAAAEIMNYMDNNVEGILMDQIRDQDEDMATQIQDLMFVFENLIEVDDQGIQKLLRDVPQDALQRALKGADDGLREKIFKNMSKRAAEMMRDDLEAMPPIKVSDVEAAQKEILAIARRMADSGEIMLGGGADEFL
- the fliH gene encoding flagellar assembly protein FliH; its protein translation is MSGERKRGFLRLDDDEVVQKAERWGMPDYTSKTHAKAKQTAMNYDPSWTPTVSEPVDEAPVELTEEEIELIKQQAYQEGLHQGQEAGFKQGYEKGKEQGLEEGHQEGLEAGKLEGVAAGQEFIQQQVQTFVGLANQFAQPLELMNAQVEKQLVDMVLTLVKEVVHVEVQTNPQVILDTIKQSVESLPISGHAITLKLHPEDIEIIRSSYGEEELNFRNWTLMPEPALNRGDVQIEAGESSVNYRMEERIRSVIQSFCGVNRHQGGE
- the fliI gene encoding flagellar protein export ATPase FliI encodes the protein MLALAERLSQYTTSGLTCRPVASGKLVRVVGLTLEATGCRAPIGSLCRVETMHGEMEAEVVGFSGESLYLMPSEQITGVLPGAKVTPLTSETGLPVGMELLGRVIDGVGNPLDGLGPIYTEKRASFNAQPINPLARKPISEPLDVGIKAINGLLTVGKGQRIGLFAGSGVGKSVTLGMMTRGTTAQVVVVGLIGERGREVKEFIEEILGVDGRQRSVVVAAPADASPLMRLKGCQTALTIAEYFRDQGLDVLLLMDSLTRFAQAQREIALSVGEPPATKGYPPSVFAKLPALVERAGNGSPEQGSITAFFTVLTEGDDLQDPIADASRAILDGHVVLSREMADAGHYPAIDVEKSVSRVMPQITSEEHVLMSKAVRQVLSVCRKNQDLVSIGAYKPGTDPAIDGAFTIKPKLDAYLQQSMKESVPYDMCVNMLRGLLQGE